The region CGGCCTGCGAAGCGCGGCAGAGGGCTTATTTGTCCCGCTCTTCTTCGCCTCGGCTGGGCTGCATCTGGACCTGTCTTTTACAACCCTGCCAATCGCGACCATCGTCGCATTGGTCGTATTCCCATCATTGGGCAAATTCGCCGGCGCGTTCATCGGTACCTATATAGCTCGTCTGGACAACCCTCTCGCCCAGTCCACGGGGCTGATGGCAAAGGGCGTGGCGGAAATTGCCCTCCTCCTCATCCTCTTTGAGAGCGGCGTGATTGGACAAGATATCTTCTCACTATTCGTGCTGATGATGTTCGGCTACATTATACTTATGCCATCAGCAATTGACTTCGCTATCACCAAAGCGAAAAAAACCCATCGACCTAAGCTACCCGACTCCGTACCGCTTTCTTTTGCCCGCCATACGATGCAGAACATTACCACCAATCACGTCATAGACAGCACGCGCACATATCCCAATTCTGCGCTCTCGGCCAAAAACTTTATCGATTCCTGGCTCGTACCAAATCAACAGGATTACCTCGTGGTCGATGAAGATAATGTTAAAGGCGCCATCTCGCTTCCCCGCCTGCAGGCAATGTCCTCGCGTTTGCGGGCAAACCTGAGCCTGAACACTGTGTTGCGTACAAATTTACCACAGGCCCATCTCGATGAGCCAATTGAAGATGTGCTGAAACGCATGACGAAGCATTCATTGTCCGTGATACCAGTCACAGATAGGGATTCAGGTAAATTTCTCGGCTCAATCACGAGTGAAAATATCCTGCAACTGGCTGTCTTGATGGACGAAATTGCCGAAGAATTGGAAAAGAGAGGCGAAGACAAACCTTAGATACACAAACCCAACTCTCGATGGAGACTGGCGATGAAAATAGGCGTAACGCAAATTATCCTGGGCAAACTGACGCTGGATGAAACACTGCAATTGTGCCGCGATGCGGGTTACGAAGCACTCGAACTGGTATTTTCACCAGAAGGTGATCCAAATGTGGATATGAGTGACCACGAGGTGCGCGGTGTCAAAAAACGGTGTGATGACGCGGGCATTGAAATCAGCAGTGCGATTGCCAGATATGATAATCGGGGCAATTTTCTCAGCCGAAACCCGGCAGAACGCGAAGCTGGCATGAAGAGCTTGCGCCGCGCTATTGACGTGGCGCATCTCATCGAGACCGACGCGGTCTTACTCCATCCGGGCCAACTCCCGGTTGACGGGACCTATGAAGATGCATGGGATGATTTCCTGATCTCGATGAAAGAAATCGCCCCTTATGCCGAAGAAAAAGGCGTTGCAGTTGGCATAGAGAATGTGTGGAATAAGTTCTTACTCAACCCAAAAGAAGCGCGCGAGTTTGTCGATGCCGTGGGCAACGATTGGGTCGGAATTTACCTCGATACAGCCAACATGATGTTTTACGGCTATCCAGAGCACTGGATTCGCGGGCTTCAGCACCGCATTAAACGGGTACATTTTAAGGACTTTGTTCGTCAGCAACGCAATTTCGTACCGCTGATGGATGGGGATACGGATTGGGCAGAAGTCATGAAAGGATTGCGGGATATTGGCTATGACCAATATGTCATCCACGAAGTAGGTGGCGATCGAGACGTGCAAATTGAGATGGCAAAACGCATGAAACAAATTGTGGCAATGTGAGGACACTAATGGCAATGCGAAAAGTAGCGGCAATTGACGGTCAAGGCGGAATTTCGGTCATCGAAGAACCCATTGTAGCCCCAAAGCCAGGCCAGGTTCAAATAGAAGTCGCGGCGAGCATGGTCAGCCCCGGCACAGAATTGGGTGGTGTGAAAAGGAGACGAGAAAACCCATCGGATGCCGCGCCGCGCCCATTTGGGTACTCCAATGCTGGCGTGGTCGTGGCACAAGGCGCGGGATGTGAAGACATACCGATTGGAACGCGCGTAGCCTGTATGGGAGGCGGATATGCCCAACATGCGACCCATGCCTGTGTACCGCGCAATATGGCGGTACACATTCCCGATGGCGTCAGCGATGAAGACGCCTCGTCTATTCATCTGGTCGCAACCGCCCTAAATGCCGTGCGGCGCGGCGCATTCCAGCTCAGCGAACACATTGCCGTGGCTGGTCTGGGACTTGTGGGACAATTTACCTGCCAGTGGGCACGCATTTCGGGATGTTATGTAATGGGCCTGGACCAATTGCCCATGCGTCTAAAAAAAGCCGCGACCTGCGGCTTGCTGCGCGGGGTCAATATCACAGAGGAAGACCCGGTAGAAGTATCGCAAACTTTTACGCGTGGTTATGGTATCGATGGCGGTGTAATTGCTTTTGGTGGCGACGGCACACCGGCTTTTATCACGCTTAGCAAAATGATCAAAAAAGCACCCGACACGCACCTTATGGGGCGCATTGTCATTGTGGGCGGCGCCCGAATAGAACACGGATTTGCATCCGCGCTGGGCAATCTGGATGTACGCAGCGCCGCGCGCACAGGACCGGGCTATCACGACGAGGAATGGGAACACGGTGCGGATTATCCCCCCGTTTTTATGCAATGGACAACGAAGCGAAACCTGGAGGAATGCTTGCGTTTCATGGATACCGGACACTTAAAAGTATCCCCTCTCATCACCCATCGGGTTGCATTAGACGACGCGCCCGAAGCATGTGAAGAACTCATTCAGAATCCCAACGCAGCATTGGGCGTCGTGTTTTTACCTTAAGAGGAGTCACAATGGCAGAAAAACGCTATCGCGCCGGTGCTATTGGTCGGACCGGGCAGGGCAATTTTGGACATGGCCTGCATGTGCCCTATCAGAAAATCGACTGCGTGGATATGATCGCTGTATCCGATCCAGATGCCGCCGGACGAGAAAAGGCCATTGCAGATGCCGGAGCCCAGCGAGGATATGCGGACTATCGCGACATGCTGGCAAAAGAAAACCTCGATATTGTCAGCGTGTGCCCCCGGTGGGTCGATTGTCACGAAGAAATGATCTTAGCGTGTATCGAAGCCGGCTGCCATGTCTATTCGGAAAAACCACTTGCTGGTGACCTCGCATCCGCAGACCGCATTGTAGCTGCCGCCGAACAGCACAACCGCAAAATTGCCGTAGCGCATCAGGCTGTTTACCTCAGGCAATTACATCAAGTGCGCGATTTAATACGGGAAAATCAAATTGGAAAGCTCCTATCCATGCATGGGTATGGCAAACAAGACCATCGAGGCGGCGGCGAAGACATGCTGGTCTTGGGAACACATCTCTTCAACATGATGCGTTTTTTGGGCGGCGACCCCCTGTGGATGACAGCGCGCGTGACAGTTGGAGATCGTGAAATCGCACCCGAGGATGTGCGGGAAGCTACAGAGCCGATTGGCGCGATTGCGGGCGATGGCGTGGTTAGCCTGTTTTCTTTTTCCGATGGCGTGGATGGCTCATTTGTCTCGCGGGCGAATCAATCGGGAAAAGGACAGGGCTACGGGCTGGTGCTGGTCGGAGAATCGGGGCGGATAGCCATAAGCGGAGGCGCAGAAGCAATATCCATTTATGAAGATGGGCTGTGGGCACCCTGGAGAGGTGGTCCTGCGTGGCAGGCACTCGACCTCGCAGGTGATCACCTGCAGGAGACCGGAAATTATTGCGCCATTATCGACCTGATTGACGCCATAGAACGCGATCGCGCCCCTATTTCCAGCGATCGAGATGCGCGTTGGGCATTGGAAATGATTCACGGAGCGTACGCATCCCAAATTTCTGGACAACGCGTTGTTTTTCCACACCCTGATCGTTCCCATCCGATCGAGAAATGGCGTTCTGATCATTGATATGGTTGTGTCCAGGTCTGTAATTTGATATTATTTCTAAAACGCTCTGTCCTTTGTGGAAAGGTCACAAAATGAAACTAAACGTATTGAAAGAATTGCCCCGTTCCTTTCAGGCATCCGTATTGCTCGCCGGATGGCCCGGTATGGGCAGCGTGGGAATTGGCGCGATTGACTATATCCGGCGCAAACTCAATGCCGTCGCATTTGCAGAAATAGACATGCAATCTCACTTCCCGCCCGAAGCCATGATTGTAGAAGACGGGATCGCGGCCTTTCCCGATCCGCCTGCTCATATATTTTATGCAGTGGAAGAACACGATTTGATTATTTTTCAAAGCGAGGCGCAAATAGGCGGAACACCCGGCGATGAATTGCTGGACAAAGTCCTGGATGTGGGGCAGCGGGTAGGCATCGATACGGTTCTCACAGGCGCGGCCTATCTCACACAATCCAGCCACAAAGAAAATGCGCAGGTGCTGGGGGTGGCGAACAACACTGAATTTAGAGATTTACTGGCATCGCATGGCGTGGAGATCTTAAAAGAGGGGATGGTCTCAGGGCTTAATGGTCTGTTGCTGGGCTTTGCTCAAAACCGCGACCTCAATGCGGCCTGTTTTTTGGGCACCATGCCGCAATACGCAGCACCCATCCCCAACCCCAAAGCTTCAAAAGAGATTGTACTGACTCTGGCACATTTGTTAAATTTTTCGGTCGATATGTCGGAAATTGACGACGCTGCCAAAAAAATGGAAGGCACTATGGAAGATATTGAGATGCAGATCCAAAAGACATTTTCCCACATGGACGATATTCCAGAGAACGAATTCCCAGGCGGAAAGATCGAAGAGGATAAAGTGCCTCAGTCCGTTATGGAACGCATTGAAAAGATGTTTCGCGAAGTGAAAAAAAATGATCAGTTTCACAAAAAAGCCAATGAACTCAAAGCAGAACTGGACCGCTGGAACCTATATCCATTTTACGAAGACCGGTTTCTAAATCTTTTCAAATCTGGCCCCGGAGGAAGCAGGTAAATGACCGACATTAAAATTGATCTTTACAGCGATACATCCACCGTGCCGACACAAGCGATGCGCGAGTTTATGTGTCGGGCAAAAGTGGGTGATGAGCAAAAGGGCGAAGACCCGTCGGTAAATGCCCTACAGGATATGGTCGCCGAGATGCTGGGCAAAGAGGCGGCTCTTTTTTTGCCATCGGGAACGATGTGCAATCAGATTTCTTATGCGGTTCACTGCCGCGCAGGAGATCTCATTTTAGTAGATCGCACCGCACACCCACTCATCTCAGAAGCCGGCGGCGCAGCGGTGCTCGCCCGCGCAACGCTATATCCCATTGATGGGAAAAATGGCATGTTTACACCCGAGCAAATGGCAGAGGTTATGGTGCCGTCAACGCGATACAGACCGCCCTTCCGCCTCGTCTGTGCCGAACAAACCACAAATATGCCGGGGGGACGTATATGGCCCCTTGAACACATACGCGCAGTGTGCGATA is a window of Gemmatimonadota bacterium DNA encoding:
- a CDS encoding Gfo/Idh/MocA family oxidoreductase, with the protein product MAEKRYRAGAIGRTGQGNFGHGLHVPYQKIDCVDMIAVSDPDAAGREKAIADAGAQRGYADYRDMLAKENLDIVSVCPRWVDCHEEMILACIEAGCHVYSEKPLAGDLASADRIVAAAEQHNRKIAVAHQAVYLRQLHQVRDLIRENQIGKLLSMHGYGKQDHRGGGEDMLVLGTHLFNMMRFLGGDPLWMTARVTVGDREIAPEDVREATEPIGAIAGDGVVSLFSFSDGVDGSFVSRANQSGKGQGYGLVLVGESGRIAISGGAEAISIYEDGLWAPWRGGPAWQALDLAGDHLQETGNYCAIIDLIDAIERDRAPISSDRDARWALEMIHGAYASQISGQRVVFPHPDRSHPIEKWRSDH
- a CDS encoding zinc-binding alcohol dehydrogenase, whose amino-acid sequence is MAMRKVAAIDGQGGISVIEEPIVAPKPGQVQIEVAASMVSPGTELGGVKRRRENPSDAAPRPFGYSNAGVVVAQGAGCEDIPIGTRVACMGGGYAQHATHACVPRNMAVHIPDGVSDEDASSIHLVATALNAVRRGAFQLSEHIAVAGLGLVGQFTCQWARISGCYVMGLDQLPMRLKKAATCGLLRGVNITEEDPVEVSQTFTRGYGIDGGVIAFGGDGTPAFITLSKMIKKAPDTHLMGRIVIVGGARIEHGFASALGNLDVRSAARTGPGYHDEEWEHGADYPPVFMQWTTKRNLEECLRFMDTGHLKVSPLITHRVALDDAPEACEELIQNPNAALGVVFLP
- a CDS encoding cation:proton antiporter, whose translation is MIDALLPLGLLIVVGKLFEGIFKRFGLNSIVAYTITGTLLGPITNIIELTSELQTFLGIGIFVFFFLVGLDEIDIPSFVATLRGRFFVAAIVSVLISLLVSIVFTSNLFEIGEFSLNLGFTEGLALAGILSLTSLGLVAKVLADKEHFKEPIGLEIFTTVIIAELLALLVVGFSIGEHEHELSVASVLFLLVQMTIFAIVAWFLSTRLLPPVIIFLQRFLNVPELSFGLIIGGLFLMVVGAEKIHLHGSIGALLFGAALSGLPRQVHQDVLPGLRSAAEGLFVPLFFASAGLHLDLSFTTLPIATIVALVVFPSLGKFAGAFIGTYIARLDNPLAQSTGLMAKGVAEIALLLILFESGVIGQDIFSLFVLMMFGYIILMPSAIDFAITKAKKTHRPKLPDSVPLSFARHTMQNITTNHVIDSTRTYPNSALSAKNFIDSWLVPNQQDYLVVDEDNVKGAISLPRLQAMSSRLRANLSLNTVLRTNLPQAHLDEPIEDVLKRMTKHSLSVIPVTDRDSGKFLGSITSENILQLAVLMDEIAEELEKRGEDKP
- a CDS encoding sugar phosphate isomerase/epimerase, translating into MKIGVTQIILGKLTLDETLQLCRDAGYEALELVFSPEGDPNVDMSDHEVRGVKKRCDDAGIEISSAIARYDNRGNFLSRNPAEREAGMKSLRRAIDVAHLIETDAVLLHPGQLPVDGTYEDAWDDFLISMKEIAPYAEEKGVAVGIENVWNKFLLNPKEAREFVDAVGNDWVGIYLDTANMMFYGYPEHWIRGLQHRIKRVHFKDFVRQQRNFVPLMDGDTDWAEVMKGLRDIGYDQYVIHEVGGDRDVQIEMAKRMKQIVAM
- a CDS encoding PAC2 family protein; the protein is MKLNVLKELPRSFQASVLLAGWPGMGSVGIGAIDYIRRKLNAVAFAEIDMQSHFPPEAMIVEDGIAAFPDPPAHIFYAVEEHDLIIFQSEAQIGGTPGDELLDKVLDVGQRVGIDTVLTGAAYLTQSSHKENAQVLGVANNTEFRDLLASHGVEILKEGMVSGLNGLLLGFAQNRDLNAACFLGTMPQYAAPIPNPKASKEIVLTLAHLLNFSVDMSEIDDAAKKMEGTMEDIEMQIQKTFSHMDDIPENEFPGGKIEEDKVPQSVMERIEKMFREVKKNDQFHKKANELKAELDRWNLYPFYEDRFLNLFKSGPGGSR